The proteins below come from a single Xenopus tropicalis strain Nigerian chromosome 9, UCB_Xtro_10.0, whole genome shotgun sequence genomic window:
- the LOC101733051 gene encoding tuberin-like: protein MSGLHLIQQSIPRASLASPFCLREKEDTSVVNRSLSTPESGHDSSSLEDVKTSVLGLMVILQTKLYILPASHAMRVYEMLINHIQLHYKYNYSSPIATSIRLQVFDFLLHLRADSLRRVGLPNKDGAFRFSPYCLCESVNEQEKRAAERKPAGTLSPPSGSPSVPSQTVAPRMGFLPFSLAFGVILQCLKQETDWKVLKLVLNKLPECLRYKLLILSSPCNIDQLAGSLCAMLTDKTASDRLYITPDGFSCTDGWQWFLY from the exons ATGTCCG GTTTGCACCTTATCCAACAGTCCATCCCCAGGGCTTCCTTAGCATCTCCATTCTGCCTGCGAGAGAAAGAGGACACATCA GTGGTGAACCGTTCCTTGTCCACACCAGAGTCAGGTCATGATTCTTCTTCTTTGGAAGATGTGAAAACCTCTGTTCTGGGGCTGATGGTTATTCTACAG acaAAACTATACATTCTGCCAGCCAGCCATGCCATGCGTGTGTACGAGATGCTGATTAATCATATCCAGCTTCACTACAAATACAATTACAGCTCACCCATTGCTACCAGTATACGCCTCCAG GTTTTTGACTTCCTCCTACACCTCCGAGCTGACTCCTTGCGGCGTGTTGGGCTACCTAACAAAGATGGCGCCTTCAGATTCAGTCCCTATTGTCTTTGTGAATctgt AAATGAACAAGAGAAGAGAGCAGCTGAACGCAAGCCAGCAGGCACCTTGTCACCCCCCTCTGGTAGCCCCAGTGTCCCATCACAGACTGTTGCTCCACGCATGGGATTCTTGCCATTCTCACTAGCATTTGGGGTTATCCTGCAGTGCCTAAAGCAG GAAACTGACTGGAAAGTCCTGAAACTAGTCCTCAACAAGCTGCCAGAGTGTCTGCGTTACAAACTGCTCATTCTGTCATCTCCCTGCAATATAGATCAACTGGCTGGCTCTCTCTGTGCTATG CTTACAGACAAGACTGCAAGTGATCGCCTTTACATTACTCCCGATGGCTTCTCTTGTACTGACGGCTGGCAGTGGTTCCTGTACTGA